A genomic stretch from Rhodospirillaceae bacterium includes:
- a CDS encoding acyl-CoA dehydrogenase has product MDAYAGKMNTTDIIDQLGPGFASRVTENDQNDLFVQENFDELKANKMFSALVPRELGGGGVSHSEMCHTIRKIGRHCPSTALTFSMHQHIISAAVWNHMRGNPGAALLEKVASNELVLVSTGATDWLGSNGEMTKTEGGYLVSARKYFASGCMAGNVLVTSAPYDDPGDGRIVMHFPVPMKAEGVSIEENWQAMGMRATGSHCVVLEDVFVPDDAIGLKRPAEKFHPVWNTVLVVALPLIVSGYVGIAEKAAENARENAKGKINDAARPYLLGEMENALTTAQIAHQSMIDIADDLNFDASEELTNEIVKRKTIVVKAVIETTTKALEASGGPGYMRGQVIERLVRDSYAATFHPMQEKRQLLFSGRMAMGLPPIAANEMTEPENG; this is encoded by the coding sequence ATGGACGCCTATGCAGGAAAAATGAACACCACAGATATTATTGATCAGCTAGGCCCTGGTTTCGCTTCCCGGGTCACGGAAAATGACCAGAACGACCTGTTCGTGCAGGAAAACTTCGACGAGTTGAAAGCCAACAAAATGTTTTCGGCCCTGGTTCCCCGGGAACTGGGTGGTGGCGGTGTAAGCCATTCGGAGATGTGCCACACCATCAGGAAAATTGGCCGGCATTGTCCATCGACGGCCCTGACGTTTTCAATGCATCAGCACATCATCAGCGCCGCCGTGTGGAACCATATGCGCGGAAATCCCGGTGCGGCGTTACTGGAAAAGGTCGCATCCAACGAGCTTGTCCTGGTCAGTACGGGAGCAACGGATTGGCTTGGATCGAACGGCGAAATGACGAAAACCGAAGGCGGATATCTGGTTTCGGCGCGAAAATACTTCGCCAGCGGCTGTATGGCAGGAAACGTGCTGGTGACATCCGCCCCGTACGACGATCCGGGTGACGGCAGGATCGTCATGCATTTCCCTGTTCCTATGAAAGCTGAAGGCGTCAGTATTGAAGAAAACTGGCAAGCCATGGGCATGCGGGCGACCGGATCGCATTGTGTTGTACTTGAGGATGTTTTTGTCCCCGATGATGCCATCGGCCTGAAGCGCCCGGCCGAGAAATTTCACCCGGTCTGGAACACAGTCCTTGTTGTCGCCCTGCCCCTCATCGTATCGGGATATGTCGGGATTGCTGAAAAAGCAGCAGAGAACGCCCGCGAAAACGCCAAGGGCAAAATCAACGACGCCGCAAGACCCTACCTGTTGGGTGAAATGGAAAATGCATTAACGACGGCCCAGATCGCCCATCAAAGCATGATCGATATCGCCGACGATCTGAATTTTGATGCCAGCGAAGAACTGACCAACGAAATCGTTAAACGCAAGACGATTGTTGTTAAAGCCGTCATTGAGACAACAACCAAAGCACTGGAAGCATCCGGTGGCCCGGGTTACATGCGCGGACAAGTGATAGAACGGCTGGTTCGTGACAGTTATGCGGCAACCTTCCATCCCATGCAGGAAAAACGGCAACTGCTGTTTAGCGGACGCATGGCCATGGGCTTGCCGCCCATTGCCGCCAATGAAATGACAGAACCTGAAAATGGTTGA
- a CDS encoding helix-turn-helix transcriptional regulator, translating into MKDKNGYGQFCPVAKAAEVLAVKWTPVIIRELMCGSYRFSDIKKGVPLMSPSLLSARLQDLEWAGILRRNPARKGKGFEYYLTEAGEALRPIIEMQGEWAQKWLEQDLQDKDLDPSLLMWDMHRNIDFDFIPQDRRFVVQFEFTGVPVKQRRWWLLMENQTVDVCLKDPGYEIDVFVSSSIRTMAEIWMGMLKIKDALRAGDLTLDGARDVCETFPKALKLSHFAPTAVLSRP; encoded by the coding sequence ATGAAAGATAAAAATGGATATGGGCAGTTTTGCCCGGTCGCCAAAGCCGCCGAAGTGCTGGCGGTTAAGTGGACCCCGGTTATTATTCGTGAACTGATGTGCGGCAGTTATCGATTCAGCGATATAAAAAAAGGCGTGCCGCTTATGTCACCAAGCCTGTTATCAGCGCGCTTGCAAGATCTGGAGTGGGCCGGGATTCTTCGGCGCAACCCCGCACGAAAAGGCAAAGGGTTTGAATATTATTTGACTGAAGCGGGGGAAGCCCTGCGTCCGATCATTGAAATGCAGGGCGAGTGGGCGCAAAAATGGCTCGAGCAGGATTTGCAGGACAAGGACCTGGACCCGTCACTTTTGATGTGGGATATGCATCGAAATATTGATTTTGATTTCATTCCGCAAGACCGGCGTTTTGTTGTTCAGTTTGAATTTACGGGCGTGCCCGTAAAGCAACGTCGCTGGTGGCTGTTAATGGAAAATCAGACTGTTGATGTATGTCTAAAGGATCCTGGCTATGAAATTGATGTTTTTGTTTCGTCGTCAATTCGCACAATGGCCGAAATATGGATGGGCATGTTGAAAATAAAGGACGCTTTAAGAGCGGGAGATTTGACCCTTGATGGCGCTCGTGATGTTTGTGAGACGTTCCCAAAAGCGCTCAAACTTAGTCATTTTGCGCCAACTGCCGTCTTAAGCCGTCCTTGA